Proteins from one Hydrogenophaga sp. SL48 genomic window:
- a CDS encoding glycoside hydrolase family 19 protein: protein MPNDLIPNLDRTTRPRAESLLVAAFRSGITDPRELANFMGQVQHESQNFSRLEENLNYSGSRLYDVFGDRNGLTPVKAAEISRIPDRTERQKAIAEQVYGVPEGERLLGNTEPGDGYRFRGRGYIQLTGRGNYGASQKATGLDLINHPELAAEQGNAETLAIQYWKTTVHGNNKARTDAKAAGAIINTGDATKTPKGLTDRQANAAAWESALHNGYLQEALTRHPLPDQPATKHAPSESPPEEAFLKLRPSRELSTESLRLLKDSAQHVRATAERYQLPWDQGMDNTVVALAAEAHKQGLNGITHLKLADGQIRFAQANGGPIKEGQIDARLAANTDANDSIALMAQADQAPAQKTAPAAPEPARTQEPALAR from the coding sequence ATGCCCAACGATTTGATTCCCAACCTGGACCGCACAACACGCCCGCGCGCCGAGTCGCTGCTGGTCGCCGCCTTCCGCAGCGGTATCACAGACCCAAGGGAGCTGGCCAATTTCATGGGGCAGGTGCAACATGAGAGCCAGAACTTTTCGCGTCTCGAAGAGAATTTGAACTACAGCGGAAGCCGCCTCTACGACGTGTTCGGAGATCGCAATGGACTGACGCCGGTCAAGGCAGCGGAGATCTCTCGCATTCCCGATCGAACGGAGCGCCAGAAAGCGATTGCCGAACAGGTCTACGGAGTGCCAGAGGGTGAACGCTTGCTGGGGAACACAGAGCCTGGTGACGGGTACAGGTTTCGCGGACGAGGCTACATACAGCTCACCGGACGCGGAAACTACGGGGCCTCGCAGAAAGCTACCGGCCTTGATCTGATCAATCACCCGGAGCTTGCAGCCGAGCAAGGCAATGCCGAAACGCTGGCGATTCAGTACTGGAAGACCACGGTCCATGGCAACAACAAGGCCAGAACCGATGCAAAAGCAGCGGGGGCCATCATCAACACAGGTGATGCGACCAAGACGCCCAAAGGCCTCACCGACCGCCAGGCCAATGCTGCCGCCTGGGAGTCAGCGCTCCACAACGGCTATCTGCAGGAAGCGCTGACGCGCCATCCCTTGCCCGACCAGCCCGCCACCAAACATGCACCTTCGGAATCGCCTCCGGAAGAAGCTTTCTTAAAACTGCGCCCCTCGCGCGAGCTCTCGACCGAGAGCCTGAGATTGCTGAAAGACAGCGCGCAGCACGTCCGCGCCACCGCCGAGCGGTACCAGCTCCCTTGGGATCAGGGCATGGACAACACCGTCGTCGCCCTGGCGGCCGAAGCCCATAAGCAGGGTTTGAACGGCATTACCCACCTCAAGTTGGCGGATGGCCAGATCCGCTTTGCCCAGGCCAATGGAGGACCGATCAAGGAAGGCCAGATCGACGCAAGGCTGGCGGCCAATACCGATGCCAATGATTCCATCGCCCTCATGGCTCAAGCGGACCAGGCACCAGCGCAGAAGACCGCACCAGCGGCGCCTGAGCCGGCCCGCACGCAGGAGCCTGCCCTCGCCCGCTGA
- a CDS encoding glutaminase, giving the protein MTATPPHLPALLEQIHTEAQALYGQGRVADYIPALGEVAPRQFGMAVALCNGESHTVGDAHTAFSLQSITKLFTFVLALKLVGDDLWKRVGREPSGAAFNSIVQLETENGIPRNPFINAGALVITDILTSRYAHLDYALLGALRRLVDDPALYWNARIAQSERDTAHRNMAMAYFMKSHGNFHNDPELVLDNYCRQCATEMSCAQLAQATMFLANGGRDLGRSGEADEQFLSADDTRRVNALLLTCGAYDAAGDFAYRIGLPVKTGVGGCIVAVVPGVGTVAVWSPELDSKGNSVLGAFALERLVQLTGWGHTTL; this is encoded by the coding sequence ATGACCGCCACGCCGCCTCACCTTCCCGCCCTGCTGGAGCAAATCCACACCGAAGCCCAGGCCCTCTATGGCCAGGGCCGCGTGGCCGACTACATCCCCGCGCTGGGCGAGGTGGCGCCGCGGCAGTTCGGCATGGCGGTGGCGCTGTGCAACGGCGAAAGCCACACCGTGGGCGACGCGCACACCGCGTTCTCGCTGCAGAGCATCACCAAGCTGTTCACCTTCGTGCTGGCGCTCAAGCTGGTGGGCGACGACCTGTGGAAGCGCGTGGGGCGCGAGCCCTCGGGCGCGGCGTTCAATTCCATCGTGCAGCTGGAGACGGAAAACGGCATCCCGCGCAACCCCTTCATCAACGCGGGGGCGCTGGTCATCACCGACATCCTCACCAGCCGCTACGCCCACCTCGACTACGCCCTGCTCGGCGCCCTGCGCCGCCTGGTGGACGACCCCGCGCTCTACTGGAACGCGCGCATCGCCCAGAGCGAGCGCGACACCGCGCACCGCAACATGGCCATGGCCTATTTCATGAAGAGCCACGGCAACTTCCACAACGACCCCGAGCTGGTGCTCGACAACTACTGCCGCCAGTGCGCCACCGAAATGAGCTGCGCCCAGCTCGCGCAGGCCACCATGTTCCTCGCCAACGGCGGGCGCGACCTCGGGCGCAGCGGCGAAGCCGACGAACAGTTTTTGAGCGCCGACGACACCCGCCGCGTCAACGCCCTGCTGCTCACCTGCGGCGCCTACGACGCCGCGGGCGACTTCGCCTACCGCATCGGCCTGCCGGTGAAGACCGGTGTGGGCGGCTGCATCGTGGCCGTGGTGCCCGGCGTGGGCACGGTGGCCGTGTGGTCGCCCGAGCTCGACTCCAAAGGCAATTCGGTGCTCGGCGCGTTCGCGCTGGAGCGGCTGGTGCAGCTCACCGGCTGGGGCCACACCACGCTTTGA
- a CDS encoding glutamine--tRNA ligase/YqeY domain fusion protein: MSSNTPSSPAKNNPPAAAAGEEHKVSNFLRQIIENDLDKGTYSQRRWAGTPGDAAHHAAGQPDPAKIRTRFPPEPNGYLHIGHAKSICLNFGLARDYGGVCHMRFDDTNPEKEDTEYVNSILDAVQWLGFKWEANGQNHLFQASDYFDFMYRAAEYLIEAGHAYVDEQTSEQMRAARGDFGKPGVDSPFRSRTPAENLARFREMRDGAHEDGSMVLRAKIDMASPNINLRDPAIYRIRRATHHNTGDKWCIYPMYTFAHPIEDALEQITHSICTLEFEDQRPFYDWLMDRLCEGGLLAHPAPHQYEFARLNLTYVITSKRKLAQLVYDHKVSGWDDPRMPTIVGLRRRGYTPESIQLFAERIGVTKSDSWIDYSTLEGCLREDLENKAHRGMAVLDPVKLVLTNWAEAFGADDYTEDCTQPALPHHAVPEGQTPPPDRVFKIGKEVWIEREDFEEVPPKGYKRLFPGNVVRLKGGYVIECTGCAKDASGQVTEVHAKVIPGTKSGTPGADSVKAKAAITWVSVASGVSAEVRLYDRLFSDPNPDAGGKDFIEALNPNSLKVVTAFVEPSLAAAKPDQKFQFERFGYFVADRVDHVAGSKPVFNRVTGLKDSWGK, encoded by the coding sequence ATGAGCTCCAACACCCCCTCTTCCCCCGCTAAAAACAACCCTCCCGCCGCCGCAGCCGGCGAGGAGCACAAGGTCTCCAACTTCCTGCGACAGATCATCGAAAACGATCTGGACAAAGGCACCTACAGCCAGCGCCGCTGGGCCGGCACCCCGGGCGACGCCGCCCACCACGCCGCCGGCCAGCCCGACCCGGCCAAGATCCGCACCCGCTTCCCCCCCGAGCCCAACGGCTACCTGCACATCGGCCACGCCAAAAGCATCTGCCTCAACTTTGGACTGGCGCGCGACTACGGCGGCGTCTGCCACATGCGCTTTGACGACACCAACCCCGAGAAGGAAGACACCGAATACGTCAACTCCATCCTCGACGCGGTGCAGTGGCTCGGCTTCAAGTGGGAAGCCAACGGCCAGAACCACCTCTTCCAGGCCAGCGACTACTTCGACTTCATGTACCGCGCCGCGGAATACCTGATCGAAGCCGGCCACGCCTATGTGGACGAACAGACCAGCGAGCAGATGCGCGCCGCGCGCGGCGACTTCGGCAAACCCGGCGTGGACAGCCCCTTCCGCAGCCGCACGCCGGCCGAAAACCTGGCCCGCTTCCGCGAAATGCGCGACGGCGCGCACGAAGACGGCTCCATGGTGCTGCGCGCCAAGATCGACATGGCCTCGCCCAACATCAACCTGCGCGACCCGGCCATCTACCGCATCCGCCGCGCCACGCACCACAACACCGGCGACAAATGGTGCATCTACCCCATGTACACCTTTGCGCACCCCATCGAGGACGCGCTGGAGCAGATCACCCACAGCATCTGCACGCTGGAGTTTGAAGACCAGCGCCCGTTCTACGACTGGCTGATGGACCGCCTGTGCGAAGGCGGCCTGCTCGCCCACCCCGCGCCGCACCAGTACGAATTTGCCCGCCTCAACCTCACCTACGTCATCACCAGCAAGCGCAAGCTCGCGCAGCTCGTGTACGACCACAAAGTCAGCGGCTGGGACGACCCGCGCATGCCCACCATCGTCGGCCTGCGCCGCCGCGGCTACACGCCCGAAAGCATCCAGCTCTTTGCCGAACGCATCGGCGTCACCAAGAGCGACAGCTGGATCGACTACAGCACGCTCGAAGGCTGCCTGCGCGAAGACCTGGAAAACAAGGCCCACCGGGGCATGGCCGTGCTCGACCCCGTCAAGTTGGTGCTCACCAACTGGGCAGAGGCCTTTGGCGCTGACGACTACACCGAAGACTGCACCCAGCCCGCCCTGCCCCACCACGCCGTGCCGGAAGGCCAGACCCCGCCACCGGATCGCGTGTTCAAGATCGGCAAGGAAGTGTGGATCGAACGCGAAGACTTTGAAGAAGTGCCGCCCAAGGGCTACAAGCGCCTGTTTCCGGGGAACGTGGTGCGCCTCAAAGGCGGCTACGTCATCGAATGCACCGGCTGCGCCAAAGACGCGAGCGGCCAAGTGACCGAAGTGCACGCCAAAGTGATCCCCGGCACCAAGAGCGGCACCCCCGGCGCCGACAGCGTGAAAGCCAAAGCCGCCATCACCTGGGTCAGCGTGGCCAGCGGCGTGAGCGCCGAAGTGCGCCTGTACGACCGCCTGTTCAGCGACCCCAACCCCGACGCCGGCGGCAAAGACTTCATCGAAGCCCTGAACCCCAACAGCCTCAAGGTGGTAACCGCCTTCGTGGAGCCGTCGCTGGCCGCTGCGAAGCCGGATCAAAAATTCCAGTTCGAGCGGTTTGGGTACTTTGTGGCGGATCGGGTGGATCACGTGGCGGGTAGCAAGCCGGTGTTTAATAGGGTTACTGGGTTGAAGGATAGTTGGGGAAAGTAG
- the kefF gene encoding glutathione-regulated potassium-efflux system oxidoreductase KefF, with protein MPHTLVIHAHPRPGSSLITGAMRQVFEAQPDTTVRPLYDLYPDFDIDVAAEQRALLAADLVVWLTPVHWYSVPALMKHWFDQVLAYGWAYGPGGEALRGKTAWWVTSAGATASEYAPGGSHGRPFADFLPPIENTARFCGMHWLPPYVVHGGHANTVVQVSACCGGLQRLLEQHLADITTAGATA; from the coding sequence ATGCCCCACACCCTGGTCATCCATGCCCACCCGCGCCCGGGCAGCTCGCTCATCACCGGCGCCATGCGCCAGGTGTTCGAGGCGCAGCCCGACACGACCGTGCGCCCGCTCTACGACCTCTACCCCGATTTCGACATCGACGTCGCCGCCGAGCAGCGCGCCCTGCTCGCGGCCGACCTGGTGGTCTGGCTCACACCGGTGCACTGGTACAGCGTGCCCGCGCTGATGAAGCACTGGTTTGACCAGGTGCTCGCCTACGGCTGGGCCTACGGGCCAGGCGGCGAGGCCCTGCGCGGCAAAACCGCCTGGTGGGTCACCAGCGCGGGCGCCACCGCCAGCGAATACGCACCCGGCGGCAGCCACGGCCGTCCCTTCGCCGATTTCCTGCCGCCCATCGAAAATACCGCCCGCTTCTGCGGCATGCACTGGCTGCCGCCCTACGTGGTGCACGGTGGCCACGCCAACACGGTGGTGCAGGTGAGCGCCTGCTGCGGCGGTCTGCAACGGCTGCTCGAACAGCACCTCGCCGACATCACCACCGCGGGAGCCACCGCATGA
- a CDS encoding monovalent cation:proton antiporter-2 (CPA2) family protein, with protein MTQAILFLLAALVFVPLAVRAGLGSVLGYLVAGVVIGPVGLGVVNDPAAILHVSELGVVLMLFVIGLELEPQRLWAMRGAVFGGGALQMLLCAALLFPVGLLVGWTWQAALVGSLAMALSSTAIAVAILQERNLMSRPVGQSGFAMLLFQDIAAIPLLALAAVLGSAAPAAEPAHAAHSGGVWLQIAAVVGVVVFGRFVAYPLMRYIARINVRELFTGFALLLVLGVAALMERVGLSMGLGAFLAGVLLASSEYRHALENDILPFKGLLLGLFFIAVGMSMQLGLLLSAPVQVIVGLVVVVALKALGLWLLGRVVKLAGSQRSLLAVLLSQVGEFAFVVLAAAKASAVLPAADADLLTLIAALSMVSTPLLLIAFDRYSRPEASSRPADTIDEPEAPVLLAGFGRYGQIVARTLLSAGIRPTVIDHDADTVDSARRFGYKVYFGDATQPDLLHAAGVANARAVVIAIDDAEQVTRLVHELQTAHPGLPIVARAYDAVHAQHLADAKVHHVQRELLESSLRSARATLELLGFDRFHARQLADDFRRHSESMVKATRTIRHEGDGDDYVKRLREAREEFERQMQADLQRQRQHAPARGWGQPD; from the coding sequence ATGACCCAGGCGATCCTGTTCCTGCTGGCCGCGCTGGTGTTCGTGCCGCTGGCGGTGCGCGCCGGGCTGGGCTCGGTGCTGGGTTACCTCGTGGCCGGCGTGGTGATCGGGCCGGTCGGCCTGGGCGTGGTGAACGACCCCGCCGCCATCCTGCACGTGTCCGAACTCGGTGTGGTGCTGATGCTGTTCGTCATCGGGCTGGAGCTGGAGCCACAGCGCCTGTGGGCCATGCGCGGCGCGGTGTTCGGCGGCGGCGCGCTGCAGATGCTGCTGTGCGCCGCGCTGCTTTTTCCCGTCGGCCTGCTGGTGGGCTGGACCTGGCAGGCGGCGCTGGTCGGTTCGCTGGCGATGGCGCTCTCGTCCACGGCCATCGCCGTGGCCATCCTGCAGGAACGCAACCTGATGTCGCGCCCGGTGGGCCAGAGCGGCTTCGCCATGCTGCTGTTCCAGGACATCGCCGCGATCCCGCTGCTCGCGCTCGCCGCCGTGCTCGGCAGCGCCGCGCCCGCCGCCGAGCCGGCCCACGCGGCGCACAGCGGCGGCGTGTGGCTGCAGATCGCCGCCGTCGTCGGCGTGGTGGTGTTCGGCCGGTTTGTCGCCTACCCGCTGATGCGCTACATCGCGCGCATCAACGTGCGCGAGCTGTTCACCGGCTTCGCGCTGCTGCTGGTGCTGGGCGTGGCCGCGCTGATGGAGCGCGTGGGGCTCTCGATGGGGCTGGGTGCCTTCCTGGCCGGCGTGCTGCTGGCCAGCTCGGAGTACCGCCACGCGCTGGAAAACGACATCCTGCCGTTCAAGGGCCTGCTGCTCGGCCTGTTCTTCATCGCGGTCGGCATGAGCATGCAGCTCGGCCTGCTGCTCTCCGCGCCGGTGCAGGTGATCGTGGGCCTGGTGGTGGTGGTGGCGCTCAAGGCGCTGGGGCTGTGGCTGCTGGGCCGCGTGGTGAAGCTGGCGGGCTCGCAGCGCTCGCTGCTGGCGGTGCTGCTGTCGCAGGTGGGCGAGTTCGCGTTCGTGGTGCTCGCGGCGGCCAAGGCCTCGGCCGTGCTGCCCGCCGCCGACGCCGACCTGCTCACGCTGATCGCCGCGCTCTCGATGGTCAGCACACCGCTGCTGCTGATCGCCTTCGACCGCTACAGCCGCCCCGAGGCCAGCAGCCGCCCGGCCGACACCATCGACGAACCCGAGGCGCCGGTGCTGCTGGCGGGCTTTGGCCGCTACGGCCAGATCGTGGCGCGCACGCTGCTGAGCGCTGGCATCCGCCCGACCGTGATCGACCACGACGCCGACACGGTCGATTCGGCCCGCCGCTTCGGCTACAAGGTGTATTTCGGCGACGCCACCCAGCCCGACCTGCTGCACGCGGCCGGCGTGGCGAACGCGCGCGCGGTGGTGATCGCCATCGACGACGCGGAACAGGTCACCCGCCTGGTGCACGAGCTGCAGACGGCCCACCCCGGCCTGCCCATCGTGGCCCGGGCCTACGACGCGGTGCACGCCCAGCACCTGGCCGACGCGAAGGTGCACCACGTGCAGCGCGAGCTGCTGGAGAGCTCGTTGCGCAGCGCCCGCGCCACGCTGGAGCTGCTCGGCTTCGACCGTTTCCACGCGCGCCAGCTCGCCGACGACTTCCGCCGCCATTCCGAGAGCATGGTGAAGGCGACACGCACCATCCGCCACGAGGGCGACGGCGACGACTACGTCAAGCGACTGCGCGAAGCGAGGGAAGAGTTCGAGCGGCAGATGCAGGCCGACCTGCAACGCCAGCGCCAGCACGCGCCGGCAAGAGGCTGGGGCCAGCCCGATTGA
- the yjjJ gene encoding type II toxin-antitoxin system HipA family toxin YjjJ translates to MSATQNPSEQLLTALRQLGGHASSPQLQDRLGVSQATVSRALNALAATGQVVKVGAARAQRYLLPREVDGVGRRVPVHEVNADGSVRPFGTLFPLAGSGFWMDEAHGRSAFHDSLPWFIYDMRPQGFLGRGFAQAHPALQLPATLQHWSDDHILKALVNAGDDLPGNLLVGTPAFDRFLARRGAALSISDAETDYPRLALQALGSSHAGSSAGGEQPKFSALRDGHPVLVKFSPAGDAPADQRWRDLLVCEALALHTLAEAGVAAAPTELVLAAGRVFLQSRRFDRTLQGRVGMVSLDVYDRQYIGQGTNWVDTAQRVDMAGADRLTPADVDTLCLLDAYGALIANTDRHHGNISLLLQANSWQLAPAYDMLPMLYAPVAGEIVPRDFAANPPRPSVHTLAVWPRARELAQRFWRAATQDERISAGFRAIAQMNHAVVRAL, encoded by the coding sequence ATGTCAGCCACTCAAAACCCGAGCGAGCAACTGCTCACCGCCCTGCGCCAGCTCGGCGGCCACGCCAGCAGCCCGCAACTGCAAGACCGCCTGGGCGTGAGCCAGGCCACCGTCTCCCGCGCGCTCAACGCCCTCGCCGCCACCGGCCAGGTGGTCAAGGTCGGCGCGGCGCGCGCCCAGCGCTACCTGCTGCCGCGCGAGGTGGACGGTGTGGGCCGCCGCGTGCCGGTGCACGAGGTGAATGCCGACGGCAGCGTGCGCCCCTTCGGCACGCTGTTTCCGCTGGCCGGCAGCGGCTTCTGGATGGACGAAGCCCACGGCCGCAGCGCCTTTCACGACAGCCTGCCCTGGTTCATCTACGACATGCGGCCCCAGGGCTTTCTCGGCCGCGGCTTCGCGCAGGCCCACCCCGCGCTGCAACTGCCCGCCACCCTGCAGCACTGGAGCGATGACCACATCTTGAAAGCGCTCGTCAACGCGGGCGACGACCTGCCGGGCAACCTGCTGGTCGGCACGCCGGCCTTCGACCGCTTCCTGGCCCGCCGGGGCGCCGCGCTGTCGATCAGCGACGCCGAAACCGACTACCCGCGCCTCGCGCTCCAAGCCCTGGGCAGCAGCCACGCCGGCTCCAGCGCGGGCGGCGAACAGCCCAAATTCAGCGCGCTGCGCGACGGTCACCCTGTGCTGGTGAAGTTCTCACCCGCCGGCGACGCCCCGGCCGACCAGCGCTGGCGCGACCTGCTGGTGTGTGAAGCGCTGGCCCTGCACACCCTGGCCGAGGCCGGCGTGGCCGCCGCGCCCACCGAGCTTGTGCTGGCCGCCGGCCGCGTCTTCCTGCAAAGCCGGCGCTTCGACCGCACGCTGCAAGGGCGCGTCGGCATGGTCTCGCTCGACGTGTACGACCGCCAGTACATCGGCCAGGGCACCAACTGGGTCGACACCGCGCAGCGCGTCGACATGGCCGGCGCCGACCGACTCACCCCCGCCGACGTCGACACCCTCTGCCTGCTCGACGCCTACGGCGCCCTGATCGCCAACACCGACCGCCACCACGGCAACATCTCCCTGCTGCTGCAGGCCAACAGCTGGCAGCTCGCGCCCGCCTACGACATGCTGCCCATGCTCTACGCGCCCGTGGCTGGCGAGATCGTCCCGCGCGACTTCGCCGCCAACCCACCCCGGCCCAGCGTGCACACGCTCGCCGTCTGGCCCCGGGCGCGCGAACTGGCGCAGCGCTTCTGGCGGGCCGCCACGCAAGACGAGCGCATCAGCGCCGGGTTTCGCGCCATCGCCCAAATGAATCACGCCGTGGTCCGGGCGCTCTGA
- the hutG gene encoding formimidoylglutamase yields the protein MNPTEAFEWRGRIDAEETGDSTRWHQRVRPADAHSRGGVTLIGFAVDEGVRRNGGRPGAAEGPKALRTALANMPVMGEPALWDAGDVACDDGALEVAQSQLGNRVAEAIARGSLPLVLGGGHEVAWGTFQGLEKAGRHQRLLIVNLDAHFDLRTAAQGNSGTPFRQIAERCQALGQAFNYRVLGISRFANTQALFDRAGELGVRYWLDDALQTSDALTVAQDALAADLAACDAVYLTVCLDVLPGAQAPGVSAPAPLGVPLAHVERLIDQVLASGRVAAADIAELNPGQDRDGLTARVAARLAARIARGHR from the coding sequence ATGAATCCGACAGAAGCTTTTGAATGGCGCGGCCGCATCGACGCCGAAGAAACCGGCGACAGCACGCGCTGGCACCAGCGCGTGCGCCCCGCCGATGCTCACAGCCGGGGCGGCGTCACCTTGATCGGCTTTGCCGTCGATGAAGGTGTGCGCCGCAACGGCGGGCGCCCCGGCGCGGCCGAAGGGCCGAAGGCGCTGCGCACGGCGCTGGCCAACATGCCGGTGATGGGCGAGCCAGCGCTGTGGGACGCGGGCGACGTGGCCTGCGACGACGGCGCGCTCGAAGTCGCCCAGTCCCAACTCGGAAACCGGGTGGCCGAGGCCATCGCGCGCGGCAGCCTGCCGCTGGTGCTGGGGGGTGGACATGAAGTTGCCTGGGGCACTTTCCAGGGCCTGGAAAAGGCCGGGCGGCACCAGCGCCTGCTGATCGTCAACCTCGACGCGCATTTCGACCTGCGCACCGCCGCCCAGGGCAACTCGGGCACGCCGTTCCGGCAGATCGCCGAACGGTGCCAGGCCCTGGGTCAGGCCTTCAACTACCGGGTGCTGGGCATCAGCCGGTTCGCCAACACGCAGGCCCTGTTCGACCGGGCCGGGGAGCTGGGTGTGCGGTACTGGCTGGACGATGCACTGCAAACGAGCGACGCGCTCACGGTCGCGCAGGACGCGCTGGCCGCCGATCTGGCCGCCTGCGACGCGGTGTACCTCACGGTGTGTCTGGATGTCTTGCCCGGGGCGCAGGCACCGGGGGTGTCGGCACCCGCGCCGCTGGGGGTGCCGCTCGCGCACGTGGAGCGGCTGATCGATCAGGTGCTGGCGTCAGGCCGCGTGGCGGCCGCCGACATCGCCGAACTCAACCCTGGTCAGGACCGGGACGGCCTGACCGCCCGGGTGGCCGCGCGGCTGGCGGCGCGGATCGCGCGCGGCCACCGCTGA
- a CDS encoding IS5 family transposase translates to MKQMSLGESGFERKTKRTRKREFLDEMNLVVPWTELVSLIAQHAPTPGAKGGRPPFAVRTMLRIHFLQQWFNLSDPAMEEALYDTPMFREFAGLDQGEENLPDESTILRFRHLLEQHNLSLQLLATVNATLADKGLLLKSGTVVDATLIAAPSSTKNNSGERDPEMHQTKKGNQWHFGMKAHIGVDAESGLVHTVKATAANAHDITQASELLHGDETDVFADSGYRGVHKRDEVIKDHPEVHWYVAMMPSHRKALDKETPMGSIMEALEKTKARIRAKVEHPFRVIKRQFGYVKVRYRGLAKNTAQLHTLFALSNIWMVRRTLLKETRG, encoded by the coding sequence ATGAAGCAAATGAGCCTGGGCGAGAGCGGATTCGAGCGCAAGACCAAGAGAACGCGCAAGCGCGAGTTCCTCGACGAGATGAACCTGGTAGTGCCGTGGACCGAGCTGGTGTCGCTGATTGCACAGCATGCACCAACGCCTGGCGCCAAGGGTGGTCGTCCGCCGTTTGCCGTGCGAACCATGCTTCGCATTCACTTCCTGCAGCAGTGGTTCAACCTGTCCGACCCGGCGATGGAGGAGGCGCTGTACGACACGCCCATGTTTCGAGAGTTTGCGGGGCTGGACCAGGGTGAGGAGAACTTGCCTGACGAGAGCACCATCCTGCGCTTTCGCCATCTGCTCGAACAACACAACTTGAGCCTGCAATTGCTTGCCACGGTCAACGCCACCCTGGCCGACAAAGGCCTGCTGCTCAAGAGCGGTACGGTCGTCGACGCCACGCTCATTGCCGCCCCCAGCTCGACCAAGAACAACAGCGGCGAACGCGACCCCGAGATGCATCAGACCAAGAAGGGCAACCAGTGGCACTTCGGGATGAAAGCGCATATTGGGGTCGATGCCGAATCGGGCCTGGTGCACACCGTCAAGGCCACAGCGGCCAACGCGCACGACATCACCCAGGCCAGCGAACTGCTGCACGGCGACGAAACCGATGTCTTTGCCGACTCTGGCTACCGGGGCGTTCACAAGCGCGATGAGGTGATCAAGGACCATCCCGAGGTCCACTGGTACGTGGCCATGATGCCCAGCCATCGCAAGGCGCTGGACAAGGAAACGCCCATGGGCTCGATCATGGAAGCGCTGGAGAAAACCAAGGCGCGCATCCGAGCCAAGGTCGAACACCCGTTCCGGGTGATCAAGCGCCAGTTCGGATATGTGAAGGTGCGCTACCGGGGATTGGCCAAGAACACGGCGCAGCTGCACACCCTGTTTGCGTTGTCCAACATCTGGATGGTGCGCCGAACGCTTTTGAAGGAGACCCGAGGATGA
- a CDS encoding DUF924 family protein, whose amino-acid sequence MLPSATPTPPHSPSPQEVLDFWFGDGLAQDWPSDDRNALWFGGGAGQDALIRERFGALVDEALDGGLVDWEQRVHERLALVLLLDQFTRNVYRGQPRAFAGDGRAQRLVMHTLARGQNEELPRVARVFLYMPLMHAESPALQDECVLRFQALHRTSPPELQATLAGNLRFAEQHSDIVQRFGRFPHRNAALGRVSTPEETTFLTDGPRFGQ is encoded by the coding sequence ATGCTCCCTTCCGCGACCCCAACCCCACCCCACTCCCCCAGTCCCCAGGAGGTGCTTGATTTCTGGTTCGGCGACGGCCTGGCGCAGGACTGGCCCTCCGACGACCGCAACGCACTCTGGTTCGGCGGCGGCGCCGGGCAGGACGCCCTGATCCGCGAGCGCTTCGGGGCGCTGGTGGATGAGGCGCTCGACGGCGGGCTGGTCGACTGGGAGCAGCGGGTCCATGAACGTCTGGCGCTGGTGCTGCTGCTCGACCAGTTCACCCGCAACGTGTACCGGGGCCAGCCGCGCGCCTTCGCGGGCGACGGGCGGGCGCAGCGCCTGGTGATGCACACCCTGGCGCGCGGACAAAACGAAGAGCTGCCCCGGGTGGCCCGGGTGTTTCTCTACATGCCGTTGATGCACGCCGAGAGCCCGGCGCTGCAGGACGAGTGCGTGCTGCGTTTCCAGGCCCTGCACAGAACCAGCCCGCCCGAGCTGCAGGCCACGCTGGCCGGCAACCTGCGCTTTGCCGAGCAGCACAGCGACATCGTCCAGCGCTTCGGCCGTTTTCCGCACCGCAACGCGGCCCTCGGCCGCGTCAGCACGCCCGAAGAAACCACCTTTCTGACCGACGGTCCGCGCTTCGGCCAGTGA